The Thermocrinis sp. genome has a segment encoding these proteins:
- the rny gene encoding ribonuclease Y — protein sequence MSEIVLIAVLGLVVLAVGIGVGFLLFRKTPTQVPIQSEEVQKLLENAQREYERIISIAREEAQRTRQEAEEKKKEIEQMLAQKRLELDKREQEIEQRLRSVEQALNHREQSLVQKEQFIERRFEALERREEELYKREKELRDLERHLERVQRDLESRIEEIQELEEEVQRLKDKQLLELQRIASMTLEEARAEVLRRAEESARIEAIRIAKKIEDEAREMAELRAKRIITTAIQRLASEIAINYTTTAVELPSNDFKGRIIGREGRNIRTFELLTGVDLIIDDTPDIVTISSFDPLRREIAKEALEKLIEDGRIHPARIEEIVNEVKKEIDEKIKKTGEEACMELGLYDINPGLYYYIGKLYYRTSYSQNVLLHSKEVAYIAGLLAEELGLDAKMARRAGLLHDIGKAISHELGGSHTDIGIELCKRYGEPDPVLNAIKAHHNEEPVRYPEVALVCAADALSAARPGARRETLEAYLKRLEKLEQIVKSFKGVANAYAVQAGREVRVFVSPEEINDEEAYQLSKDIARKIEEELEFPGQIKVVVIRETRHVEYAK from the coding sequence ATGAGCGAAATTGTTCTGATTGCAGTTTTGGGTTTGGTGGTATTGGCTGTAGGAATAGGTGTAGGTTTTCTCCTTTTCAGAAAAACACCTACACAAGTGCCAATACAATCGGAGGAGGTGCAAAAGCTATTAGAAAATGCCCAAAGGGAATATGAAAGGATTATAAGTATTGCGAGGGAGGAAGCTCAAAGAACCAGGCAGGAAGCGGAGGAGAAGAAGAAGGAAATTGAGCAAATGTTGGCTCAAAAACGCTTAGAACTTGATAAAAGAGAACAGGAGATTGAACAGAGATTGAGAAGTGTAGAGCAAGCTTTAAATCATAGGGAGCAGTCTTTGGTTCAAAAAGAGCAGTTTATAGAAAGGAGGTTTGAAGCTCTTGAAAGAAGAGAGGAGGAGTTATACAAAAGGGAGAAAGAATTAAGAGATTTAGAAAGGCATTTAGAAAGGGTACAAAGGGATTTGGAAAGCAGGATCGAAGAAATTCAAGAATTGGAAGAGGAGGTCCAAAGGCTAAAAGATAAACAATTGCTTGAACTTCAAAGAATAGCAAGTATGACTTTGGAGGAAGCTAGAGCGGAAGTGCTAAGGAGGGCAGAGGAGTCGGCAAGGATAGAAGCTATAAGGATAGCCAAAAAGATAGAAGATGAAGCAAGAGAAATGGCAGAACTGCGCGCAAAGAGGATAATAACTACCGCCATCCAAAGGTTGGCATCGGAGATAGCTATAAACTACACAACCACCGCAGTGGAGCTTCCTTCCAACGACTTTAAGGGAAGAATAATAGGAAGGGAAGGTAGGAATATAAGGACCTTTGAACTTCTAACAGGTGTGGACCTAATCATTGACGACACGCCCGATATAGTTACCATATCCTCCTTTGATCCACTTAGAAGAGAAATAGCAAAGGAGGCTTTGGAGAAACTTATAGAAGATGGTAGAATCCATCCTGCCAGGATAGAGGAGATAGTGAACGAAGTTAAAAAGGAAATAGACGAGAAGATAAAGAAGACAGGAGAGGAAGCATGTATGGAGCTTGGTCTATACGACATAAACCCAGGGCTTTATTACTATATAGGAAAACTTTACTATAGGACAAGCTACTCTCAGAACGTGCTTTTACACTCAAAGGAAGTGGCGTACATTGCAGGACTGCTGGCAGAAGAGCTTGGTTTGGATGCTAAGATGGCAAGGAGGGCTGGGCTTCTTCACGACATTGGCAAAGCCATATCCCACGAGCTTGGAGGCTCTCACACAGACATAGGCATAGAGCTGTGCAAAAGATACGGAGAACCAGACCCGGTTTTGAATGCTATAAAAGCACACCACAACGAGGAACCGGTCAGATATCCAGAGGTAGCTCTTGTTTGCGCTGCAGATGCCCTGTCCGCCGCAAGACCTGGCGCAAGGAGAGAAACCTTAGAGGCTTATCTCAAGAGACTGGAAAAGCTGGAGCAGATTGTAAAGTCCTTCAAAGGTGTGGCAAACGCTTATGCGGTTCAGGCAGGAAGAGAGGTTAGAGTCTTTGTGAGTCCTGAAGAAATAAACGACGAAGAAGCCTATCAACTATCAAAGGATATAGCCAGGAAAATAGAGGAAGAGCTTGAATTTCCAGGTCAGATAAAGGTGGTGGTGATTAGGGAGACCAGACATGTGGAATACGCAAAGTGA
- a CDS encoding 5-formyltetrahydrofolate cyclo-ligase: MKVLSKKELRNRIRSIRRSLSADQHQALSQKILEHIKTSGILNNAELILAFCPFDGEPDISPILDEILRSGKDLVLPKVVGDGLKLCKVRFTDTLSMGSFCILEPAECEEVDPEKVELALVPGVAFDRRGCRLGMGKGYYDRILGKVRGLKVGVAFSFQVFEEIPCDPWDQKVDAILTEKGIFYRR; the protein is encoded by the coding sequence ATGAAGGTTTTGAGCAAAAAAGAATTAAGGAATAGAATTAGAAGCATAAGGAGGAGTTTGTCTGCAGACCAGCATCAAGCCCTTTCCCAGAAGATTCTGGAACATATAAAAACTTCTGGCATACTAAACAACGCAGAGTTGATTCTAGCTTTTTGTCCTTTTGACGGAGAGCCAGACATATCTCCGATACTTGACGAAATACTTAGGTCTGGAAAGGATCTTGTTTTACCCAAGGTTGTGGGTGACGGTTTAAAGCTATGCAAAGTTCGTTTTACTGACACGCTCAGCATGGGCAGTTTTTGTATTTTGGAGCCTGCAGAGTGTGAAGAGGTGGATCCCGAAAAAGTGGAGTTAGCCCTAGTGCCAGGAGTTGCCTTTGACAGGAGAGGCTGTAGGTTGGGTATGGGAAAGGGTTATTACGATAGGATACTGGGGAAGGTGAGAGGTTTAAAGGTGGGAGTAGCCTTTAGCTTTCAGGTCTTTGAGGAGATCCCATGCGACCCTTGGGATCAGAAAGTGGACGCAATTTTAACTGAAAAAGGAATCTTTTACAGGAGGTAG